One genomic region from Neospora caninum Liverpool complete genome, chromosome V encodes:
- a CDS encoding putative signal recognition particle 19 kDa protein has protein sequence MRRQRNQRQQGGGMPGGFPGIPAGFPGMPAGFPGGLDAAAFGGMPGGLPEGLSPELLAQMFGCGPPTGLPSGSGSLGTSQHLDDAGMMQNDGVDRSRWQIVYPAYINKKRTTAMGRRVQLSIAVEDPKVDEMKKICDHLNIPAAIEYADSGFTGLAMLLFSVMVNAQLKKYPRDWLLSHGRLRFQLRDENDQLHNPEIPHKKALMCRMCELIPQLKSRSTPAGPGASSSSAKKKKKK, from the exons ATGAGGCGGCAGCGCAATCAGCGCCAGCAAGGGGGCGGCATGCCCGGGGGATTCCCTGGAATACCCGCGGGATTCCCTGGAATGCCCGCAGGATTCCCTGGAGGGCTGGATGCCGCTGCCTTTGGAGGAATGCCTGGTGGCCTTCCCGAGGGTTTGTCCCCAGAGCTTCTTGCTCAGATGTTCGGCTGTGGGCCCCCCACCGGCTTACCAAGCGGCTCCGGGAGTCTTGGTACGAGTCAACACCTGGACGATGCAGGAATGATGCAGAACGACGGTGTAGACCGCAGCCGCTGGCAAATCGTTTATCCTGCGTACATCAACAAAAAACGGACAACGGCAATGGGGAGGCGAGTTCAGCTCTCTATCGCTGTCGAGGATCCCAAGGTGGATGAAATGAAGAAGATATGCGACCACCTTAACATTCCCGCCGCCATTGAATAC GCCGATTCTGGCTTCACCGGCTTGGCCATGTTGCTTTTTTCTGTCATGGTAAACGCGCAGTTAAAGAAATATCCGCGGGACTGGCTCCTTTCACACGGCCGACTTCGGTTCCAGctgagagacgagaacgaccAGCTGCATAACCCTGAGATCCCCCACA agaaggcgctgaTGTGCCGCATGTGCGAGCTTATTCCCCAGTTGAAGAGCCGCAGTACGCCGGCCGGTCCTGGAGCATCGTCGTCctcggcgaagaagaaaaagaagaaataG